One genomic segment of Methanophagales archaeon includes these proteins:
- a CDS encoding radical SAM protein — protein sequence MSGYKVVYGPVPSRRLGRSLGVGPIPFKTCDYSCVYCQLGRTTHMTIERKDFFPPQAILKEIEQAIEVNEHWIDFVTFVGEGEPTLCRSIGWLIRKTKEITDIPIAVDTNGSLLYLADVRADISEADIVMPSLDAGTAGTFRKINRPHRELDFEVVVRGMEKFRREYSGEIWMEVMLVKGLNDTGEELEAIKSILERIEPDRTYLNVPIRPPAEPWAVPPDKEAIALADAILSEVNTVEITTEETGEFSTRGFTRPEEAIMAILRRHPMREEQVIATLKRLKQSNIEDCLARLYESGRIKRVSYRNNLFWVTVEERRGKGKGKGKGKGKPGGGGR from the coding sequence ATGAGTGGCTATAAGGTGGTCTATGGCCCCGTGCCATCAAGACGTCTTGGACGCTCCCTGGGCGTTGGACCTATACCTTTCAAGACCTGTGACTATTCGTGTGTATACTGCCAGCTTGGGAGGACAACACACATGACCATCGAGCGTAAGGACTTCTTCCCACCACAGGCGATACTGAAGGAGATTGAGCAGGCAATTGAAGTTAATGAGCATTGGATAGATTTCGTGACCTTTGTTGGTGAGGGCGAACCGACTTTATGCAGGAGCATTGGGTGGTTAATTCGTAAGACGAAGGAAATAACCGACATACCTATCGCTGTTGATACAAATGGGTCACTCCTTTACCTGGCGGATGTAAGAGCGGACATTTCAGAAGCGGATATTGTAATGCCATCGCTTGATGCAGGTACTGCCGGGACGTTCAGGAAGATAAACAGACCACATCGCGAGCTTGATTTTGAAGTCGTTGTCAGGGGTATGGAGAAGTTCAGACGTGAATACAGCGGTGAGATATGGATGGAGGTCATGCTGGTGAAGGGGCTAAACGACACAGGGGAGGAGTTAGAAGCGATAAAGAGCATACTTGAGCGTATAGAACCCGATAGAACATATCTAAACGTTCCGATAAGACCACCAGCGGAGCCGTGGGCGGTGCCACCAGACAAAGAAGCCATCGCATTGGCAGACGCGATTCTCAGCGAGGTCAACACCGTGGAAATCACCACAGAAGAGACTGGTGAATTCTCTACCAGGGGATTTACAAGACCAGAAGAAGCTATTATGGCAATATTAAGACGGCATCCAATGAGGGAGGAGCAGGTTATAGCGACATTAAAGCGATTGAAGCAGAGTAATATAGAGGACTGCCTGGCGAGATTGTATGAAAGTGGTAGAATAAAGAGGGTGAGCTATAGAAATAATCTCTTCTGGGTTACAGTAGAAGAGCGAAGAGGCAAAGGTAAAGGCAAAGGAAAAGGAAAAGGTAAACCAGGTGGAGGTGGCAGGTGA
- the cofG gene encoding 7,8-didemethyl-8-hydroxy-5-deazariboflavin synthase subunit CofG: protein MAGEMKPKYKYVTFSKNVFIPVTNVCRNACAYCVFRARSMKDAYLISVERFLALIKRARGSATEALFTAGEKPELANPHFKDWLRSTTGCCSCSSLVEYTKELCKLAIEHGLLPHCNLGIMSSEELLELRAVNASMGLMLETTAELEAHKNSPGKVPEVRLEMIARAGELKIPFTTGLLIGIGEKPEDRIQALEALKSLYDEYRHIQEVIIQPFVPKPFTPMWDVRPPGLEELKEVISAARAILPAEIAIQIPPNLTSPKELIELGASDLGGISEHTIDYINPESPWPGEAELREAIAPFVLRERLPIYPSFIKRGWYSKEISHLIARYADEEGLRRRY, encoded by the coding sequence GTGGCAGGTGAGATGAAGCCAAAATATAAATATGTAACCTTCTCAAAGAATGTCTTCATACCTGTGACGAACGTATGCAGGAATGCATGTGCATATTGCGTCTTCCGGGCACGTAGCATGAAAGACGCATATTTGATCTCGGTAGAACGGTTTTTAGCACTTATAAAACGTGCGAGAGGTTCTGCAACGGAAGCCCTATTTACTGCGGGTGAGAAACCTGAGCTTGCAAATCCGCATTTCAAAGATTGGCTGCGCAGCACCACGGGCTGCTGTTCATGCTCTTCTCTCGTGGAATATACAAAGGAGCTATGTAAATTGGCAATAGAGCATGGACTGCTACCACATTGTAACCTCGGTATCATGAGTAGTGAAGAGCTGCTGGAGTTGCGTGCTGTGAATGCCTCAATGGGCTTGATGCTGGAGACGACAGCGGAGCTTGAAGCGCATAAAAACTCACCAGGTAAAGTGCCGGAAGTTAGATTGGAGATGATAGCGCGTGCAGGCGAGCTTAAAATTCCTTTTACTACGGGGTTATTGATAGGTATAGGAGAGAAGCCAGAAGATCGTATTCAGGCATTAGAGGCGCTGAAATCACTATACGATGAGTATAGGCATATCCAGGAGGTTATTATTCAGCCGTTCGTGCCCAAGCCATTCACGCCGATGTGGGATGTAAGACCACCGGGTCTTGAGGAGCTGAAAGAGGTTATCAGTGCAGCACGTGCGATATTGCCTGCTGAGATCGCCATTCAGATACCACCAAATCTCACGTCGCCCAAGGAACTGATAGAACTCGGCGCTTCTGATTTAGGCGGGATCTCTGAGCATACCATAGATTATATAAATCCTGAATCACCGTGGCCCGGTGAAGCGGAACTAAGAGAAGCAATAGCGCCTTTTGTATTGCGTGAGCGTCTGCCGATCTATCCATCTTTTATAAAGAGGGGATGGTATAGTAAAGAGATAAGCCATTTGATAGCGCGATACGCAGATGAAGAAGGGCTGAGGAGGCGATATTAG